The Salegentibacter sp. Hel_I_6 region GGGATTTTCACATCCTGAAGCCCTCTCAGTGCTCCCAGTATAACCACCTGCAAACCATCGCTTAACTGGAATAACGCTGCTACTACCAGTAATTGTGCCGCTAGTAGAATAACTTCAGCATTGTCTATATAGAATGTGGGAAGCCAGTCTTTCAATAAAATAAAGCCTAAAGCAAAAACGGCTTCAATTAAAAAAACCAGTAGAAAAGTGGACATCGCAATTCTTCGTAAATCTTTAAAATTAGCCAGTCCCTTTTGATTTCCTACCCTAATAGTTGCCGTAACTCCCAAACCAACGGCTATCATAAACGTCATGGAAGCGAGATTCAAGGCAATTTGATTTGCCGCCTGCGGATTTGTACCCAGCAATCCCGCCAGGAAAACAGTAGCTGTAAAAATACCTACTTCAAAAAGCATTTGTAAAGCAGTTGGGAAACCGAGGTTTAGTAACCTTTTAAATACATCAGAATTCAAAGATTCTTTTTTACCCCATTTAAAATATTCGGCGAATTTCTTTTTTCTCCTCAGAATTTCCCAAACAAACCACAGCATAAAGAAACGGGAAATTAATGTACCTATTGCCGCACCTTCCAGCTCCAACCTTGGAAAGATCCAGATTCCGTAAATAAGCAGATAATTAAAGATCACGTTCACAACATTAGCGATTAAGGTTGCGTACATCGCATATTTAGTTTGTGAAAGCCCATCGGCAAACTGCTTAAAAGCCTGGAAAATCATTAAAGGGATCATAGAAAATGCTACGATTTCCAGGTAAGGAATAGCAAGTTCTACAACTTCAGGTGGTTGATCTAAATAATACAAGACCGGTTTAGCGACTAATAAGGTAAGAAATAGTAAAACTCCATTTATAGCACATAAAATAACGCCGTGATGAAAATAGCTGCGCCCTTGATTAATATCCTGAGCGCCATCGGCTTCAGCAATTAGAGGCGTTATCGCGAAAGAAAATCCAATTCCAAGAGAAAGGGCTATAAAAACAAGACTATTACCTAAAGAAACCGCTGCAAGAGGTGCCGGGCCCAACTGCCCTATCATTAAATTATCTACAAGACCAACCAGTACATGCCCTAGTTGCCCAAGCATTACGGGGAAGGCTATGTTTAGATTCTTACTGAATTCCCTGGTATAAGCGCTTAGTTGCAAAACATAAATTTTGGCGGCAAAGATAGTAGGATTTTACCGGGCAAAAATTTAAATCGGGTTAAAGAATTAATTAAATTCTTTATCTAAAGTTTTTCGTCCTTTTCAAGGTCAATATGTTTCATACCATATTTATCTACTAAGTAAATTAGGGAAGTCATGGTGGCTGCTCCCAATTCTAACTCACGTTTGTTTACGTGCTCAAAAGTATCGGTCGCGGCGTGATGGTGGTCAAAATATCTTTGGGAGTCTGGTCTAAGCCCCGCAAGTACAATATCTCCTTTCTTCAAAGGCCCAATATCTGCCCCACTACCTCCTCTGCTAAAATAATGTATTAGGTATGGTTCAAAAAGTGGTTTCCAACTTTCTATTTGAGCAAATTGTGCATCATCGGCTTCAAACGAAAACCCGCGTGGGGTAAATCCGCCGGCATCACTTTCTAGTGCGAAAATGTGGTTTTCATTTTTATTTTCGGCTACTTCAGCATATTTATTTCCACCGCGTAAACCGTTTTCTTCGTTCATAAATAATACTACCCTTATAGTTCTTTTAGGTTGATAACCGGTTTCCTTGAACAATCTCAAAACTTCCATAGATTGTACAACACCGGCACCATCATCATGAGAACCATCACCAAGATCCCAGGAATCTAAATGCCCGCCAACAACCATAATTTCATCGGGAAATTCGCTTCCGGTTATTTCGCCAATTACATTATAAGATTGCACTTCACCGTGATTTTCTGAACTCAATTTATAGTAAAATTCAAGATCTTTTTTTAATTTCAAAATTCCGCTAAGGTATTCAGCATCTTTAGTGCTAATTGCCGCGGCGGGAATTCGTTTGCTATCAGGAAGATCTCCATAACTCATAGAACCCGTATGGGGGTTTTTATCAATTTTATGACTAACCGAACGAACTATTACCCCGGCAGCTCCATATTTTCCAGCTGCTTCAGCACCAGAATATCGCTGATCTACACAGCCACCATAAGCTTCAAAAGTTTGGATAAGTTCCGGTTGCATAGGCCGATTATAAAAAACGATTTTTCCTTTAATTTCATCTTTATAATTTTCCAGGTCTTCAATCCCCTGAACTTCTATAACTTTGGCTTTTAAACCACCGCCAGCAGTTGCTACAGAGCCGCCCAGGGCAGTTATATTAACTTCGGTAGTCATTCCCGGACCGGTTTGGATATAAGCGTGTTCTCGAGCTCCCCTTGTCCATTTTGGCACCATCACAGGCTGCAGCCAAACTTTATCGAGACCAAGTTCTTCTAACTGGGCTTTGGTATATTCCACCGCCTTTTCAGCATTTCTAGAACCTGATAATCTTCCACCAATATTATTAGAAAGATGATCCAACCAATCATAAGCCTGCCCTTTTACCAGGGCGGCATCATATAGCTTACGGATTTGAAGAGAATCCTTTGTTTTTTCTTCGGTTTGTGCTATTAGATTAGCACTAAAAATGAGGCAAAAAATGGCGAAAATGTATTTTTTCATCGGGTGAATTCGATTAATTTTTAAAACTTATAATTACGAAAATAAATATTCCTTCGGAAGCAATTCGCTTACTTTAGGTTTTTTATGAAACATTCATAGCAGAAATTTTTATTCTATGCATTATTAATTGATTTTCCTGAATGAAATTCATATTTGATAAAACAAAGAATGTGCCTTAATAATTAAGAAAATCAAATCTAACTGATCCACCATTTTAATCGGCTTCAAAAAAGATAAATTTTATATCTTCGCCGCTAAATTCTAGCAGTTTGAATAAAGAAGAGAAACAAGAGATCATCACGAAAGTAACCAGCCTTTTAAAGGAAATTCCTTCCTCTATGGATATTGTAAAAAAGGGAGGAAATCGCCACAAACGGTTTCAATACCTTGCTACACACATGGTAGAAAAGGCTATTGAAAAAGATGCATTGATTGTTTCTGAGAACCGAATGGGAATTGCTATTTTATTTAAAACCAGTAAAAAAGATGATAACTTTTTAAAAGATATCTGGACACAAATTGGTTTGGTTTTAAATGTCACTGGTGTTAGAAATGCTTATCGTATTGTAAAAAACCAGAATTATATCAAAAAGCAACGCCCGCAAGACGGTGAATATTTATACTGTTGGTTTTGGGGTATTTTAGCCGAATCCCGCGGTGCCGATACCCAGGTTGGTAAAGAAATGAAAGACGAGTTTTACCGGCAGGCAAATGAATATCAAATTCCACTCTATGCGGAAACCAGAATGCGTAAAAATGCCCTGGTTTACCAACGTTTTGGATTTGAGTTATTTCACGAATGGCAACACCCCAGCGGAGATACGATGTATTTTTTAAGATACAACCCGAGGCCCATAGAGAATGTATAAGTCTCTTTAGAATTTACTTCCAAAGAGTTTTACATCTTCTTCGGTTATTTTATCGCCCCCAAGAATTATAAGACGCTCTACTACGTTACGAAGTTCACGAATATTTCCGCGCCAGTCATATTCCTTTAGTGTTTTTAAAGCATCTTCGGTAAATTCTTTTTTAACTGAACCGTGTTCTGTAGATATCTTTTCACTAAAATAATCTATAAGCAATGGGATATCTTCACGACGGTCATTTAAAGAAGGTACTTCTATTAAAATAACGGCCAGCCTGTGGTAAAGGTCTTCTCTGAATTTCTTTTCATCAATTTCTTTCTTTAAATCTTTATTAGTTGCAGCAACTACCCGTACATCTACTTTAATATCCTTACCGCTACCTACCCGCGAAATCTTATTTTCCTGTAAAGCTCGTAGTACTTTAGCCTGTGCCGAAAGACTCATATCGCCAATTTCGTCAAGGAATATTGTTCCGCCATTGGCTACTTCAAATTTACCTGCGCGATCTTTATTGGCTGAAGTAAAAGCACCTTTAACGTGACCAAAAAGTTCGCTTTCTATTAATTCTGAAGGGATAGCCGCACAATTCACTTCTACCATTGGCCCTTTAGATCTATCGCTTTTTTGATGTATCCAATGCGCCACCAGTTCTTTTCCAGTACCATTTTGGCCTGTGATAAGCACGCGGGCATCTGTAGGAGCTACTTTTTCAATAAGTTCTTTAATTCGCTGAATCTCCTGGGATTCACCAATCATTTCAAAATTCTTACTTACTTTCTTTTTAAGACGGGTATTTTCTACAACAAGTTCTTTTCTATCCAGCGCATTTCTTACTGTATTCAATAAGCGGTTTAAATCTGGTGGTTTTGAGATATAGTCAAAAGCGCCCATTTTCATAGTGTTCACAGCAGTATCCAGATCACCGTGACCCGAGATCATTACTACAGGAATTTCTGGTTTTATTTTCATTATGGCTTCGAGCACTTCTACCCCATCCATTTTAGGCATTTTTATATCGCAAAGAACAAGGTCAAAATCCTGATCTTTTATTTTTTCAGTGCCATCAAGTCCATCAACGGCTTCTTCAACCTCATAATTCTCACTCTCTTCGGTTAAAATTTTCACTAAAACCCTTCTTATTGCTGCTTCGTCCTCAATTAATAAAATACGTGCCATATTATAAAATGCTAAATTTTAAACCCGCGCGGGCGTAGAATGTATTGTTTTCGTCAATTATATAAATATTCTCCCTGTCTTTATCTCTTAATCTAATGTCATTTAAAATGGTATAACCGGCGTAGGAATAAAATGAAATATGATCGGTAAAGTTGTACTGATACCCAAGACCACTTAGTACAATTGTCATAGACATACTTTCTGCAAGCCGGTTTGAACCAGGATTAGTTTGTGGATATGGATTAAAATTTTGTTGAACATTAGCGAAAAATCCGTCTAAAGTTACAAAACCCTGTATCTGGTGCCTATCGTTTAAATGATATTTTAGATTAGTTTTTGGAATTCCTAATCCGTAAGACCATTTTTCATCAAATCGTTTATAGTAATTTATAACAGGTAATGGAAATGGAAACCCTGTGGTGGTGGTATAACTTAATCCTAAAATTAGTCGCCAGGGTTCAACATAGCGTTCATCTTCTTTAATTTTTATAAAAAACACTGAGCCGGTATAGATAAAATCGTCTCTCACCAACTTCTCTGTAGCGAAGTTAGATGCCACTTTCACTCCTGTCTCTGCCCCAAAACGCCATAAATCATTCATTTTAAAGGTATAGCCTATTTTACCGGTAAAAGATTGAAACCTATCTAAATTATTGGTAGAAAAGGCTTCATTATTTCTATATCTAAAATTCACATTTCTATATTCCACACCCGGAATTAGATATGCGTCATTTTCATTAAGTTTAATAGGAAAATTTACAAAGGTTCGAAATCTTCTAAATGAATTATCGGAATCTGACTGCGGAAAATAGGTGTATTCTATTCGTGCTAAATCTGTAGATTGAGCCATTGCCGGAAAAGTTACAACTCCCAGCATCAGGAAAGCTATAAATTTAAAGGTCTTATTCATCTTTAGATAAATTTTGAGTTAGGTTGTTATTGGTAGGGTAAAAATGCACATCCCTTTGTGGGAAAGGAATGGTGATATTATTTTTCCTAAATTCTTCATCTATTTTAAATCTAAGCTGGCTTTTTATTTTTGGGTCTACAAAACTATCGGTTACATAAAAATGTAGCGAAAAAACCAGGGATGAATCTCCAAAATCCTCAAAAAGCACGAAGGGTTCAGGACTTTCCACGATATTACTATTTTCTTTTGCACATTTAATCAAAACTTCTTTTACTTTTTGAGTATCACTACCATAAGAAACACCAACTCGCACTCCTTCACGGGTGGTTGCATGGTTTTGAGTGTAGTTGTAGATAACATCGCTCATAAACTTATGATTAGGAATAATCATAACCTTATCATCCCTAGTCAAGGCCCGGGTAGTCCTTAACTTAATTTCAAAAACACGACCAACTCTACCTTCCATCTCTATCACGTCTCCCACTAAAAGGGATTTATCCAGAATGATAAAAACCCCTCCAATAATATCCTGAAAGAGCTCTTGTAAAGCTAAACCTATACCCACAAAAAGTGCAGCCGATGCTGTTAAAAGTATGGTAATATTTATCCCGGCAGAGCTTAATGTAATAAGTATTACCACCAAATAAACAAAGTACTTTATAAACTTAAATACGCTTATAAATTTATGCTTGTCTTGCTGCGCCAGTTTTCCAGTAATAAACGATCTAATTACTCTAAGCACAATACTGGTGAGAACAAAAGCGAAAACCACCAGTAAAATTAAACCTACCGTAATTTCTATTGGCGTACCACTAATTTCGTACTTAAAAAGAATAAGATTCCAGAAGTCTATCAGGCTACCCCAAATATCTTCTTCTACCACTTCCTTTATCGCTTCTGAAGCACCTGAAGTTTCCTGTTCCTGCATAGTTAATATTTAAGCCATTTGAACAATTCTTTATAACTGGCCTTTTTACCATACATAAGAATTCCCACTCTGTAAATCTTGGCTGCTATCCAAATAACGCCAAAATTTGTAACAATCAAAATTGTTATAGAAATAGCTAATTCCCACCACGGCACTCCAAAGGGAATTCGCATAAGCATCACTATGGGTGAGGTAAGCGGAATCATAGAAAATATGGTAGAAACACTACCGTGGGGATTTTCAATGACTGAGAAAAAGCCCACATAAATTCCAAGCATTAAAGGCAGAATTACCGGAAACATGAATTGTTGTGTATCAGTTTCACTGTCTACTGCTGCACCTATTGCAGCATAAATTGCACTATATAAAAAGTAACCTCCAATAAAATAAATTAAGAAAAAGATGACCAGGCTTAAAATGGGCAAATTAAGTACATCCATTAGTAATTGGGCGATTTCGGGTTGAGCTATTTGTTCCATAGTTTCCAATTGAGATTTCTGAACAGTAAAGATATCTATGCCAACCACGTAAAACGAAACCATAGCGAGAATTCCGGCTAATAATACCCAAATTGTAAATTGTGTAATCCCTGCTAAAGAGGTGCCCAAAACCTTCCCCATCATTAATGTAATGGGTTTTACTGAAGAAACTATTATCTCAATTATCCTATTTGTTTTTTCTTCAATCACACTGCGCATGACCATATTCCCATAAATGATAATAAACATCATAAGTAAATATCCTGCAGCACCACCAAAGAACATTTTTATATAATTAGACATTTTAGAGGTACGCTCACCAGAAAAATTTTGAATCTCAATTTTCACCTCAGTTTTGGCCTCATTTAACTCATTAACATCAATACCGCGTTCAATAAGTTCTTCGCGAGTAAGCCTATCAGCAATTGTTTTTTCGATAGCCTGAACAGTTCCCAGGCCCGGTGACTCTTTGCCAAAAAATTGAACTCCTTTTAAGTCTCTACTTAAGTTTTCAGGGATATAAATGAGACCGTAATAATCCTGCTCATTAACCATTTTCTTAGCTTCTTCAAATGATTTTCCTGAAAGATCTAAATATTGAACCTGTTCCACATCTTTAAATTCCGAAGAAAACATTTCAGTTTCATCATACAAACCTATAATTCGTTGCTCACTACTGTTAAGCATACTTAAATAAGCAATAAGGGCGAACATTCCTACCAGAATTAACGGACTTAAAAAAGTCATGATAATGAATGTTTTATTCCTTACCCTTGCTAAATATTCTCGCTGAATTATGAGCCTTAGATTACGCATTTTGAGTCACGGTTTTAATAAAAATATCGTTTACTGAAGGAATAACTTCTACAAAATGATTTATCCTGGCTCTACCTATAAGATAATCTAAAAGTTGATTTGGAGTTTCCCCATCTTTTAGCTGAATAGTTAATTTAAGATCGTGGTTTATACTTTTAAAATTGGTTTTACCAATAATAAATTTCTCTTTTAATTCAGCCAACAGAGCAAGATCATTTTCTGATTCAAGACCTACTTCATAGGTATTAGATTTATATGCTCTTTTAATTTCTGAAACTTTACCATCCAATAATTTATTAGACTCGTGTATTAAAGCCATATAATCGCATAATTCTTCAACACTTTCCATTCTATGTGTTGAAAATAGGATGGTTGCGCCTTCCTCTTTAAGCTGAAGGATTTCATTCTTTATTAATCCAGCATTTACAGGATCAAACCCACTGAAGGGTTCATCAAAAATCAATAATTTTGGCCGATGTAAAACGGTAATAATAAACTGTACTTTTTGCGCCATCCCTTTAGAGAGTTCCTGTATCTTTTTATCCCACCATCCTTCAATTTGTAGTTTTTTAAACCAATATTCAAGGCGCTCCTTAGCTTCCGCTTTTGTAAGCCCTTTTAAACGCGCAAGGTAAAGCGCTTGCTCACCTACTTTCATAGATTTATAAAGACCACGTTCTTCCGGGAGGTAACCAATATGCGCAACATCGTCAGGATGCAAGGGTTTACCATCAAGAAAAACCTGCCCTTTATCTGGCATGGTGATTTGGTTGATAATTCGAAGTAATGTTGTTTTTCCAGCTCCATTAGGACCTAAAAGGCCAAAAATACTTTCACGGGGAATAGCTATTGTAACATTATTTAGTGCAGTAAAATTGCCAAATTGCTTATAGATATTTTCTGCTACTAAGAGATTTTCCATATATAGGTTGGTAAAAAGAAATTACCTCGAAGCAAACTCTCGAGGTATTCATAGAAAACAATATTTTTAATTTCGAGGCACGCCTCGCTGTATTAAATCTCGATTATCGAGTAAATATATTGAAATAGCTTGATAGATGTTTTGGATTAAGAAGAAATTTTACTTTTCATAAAGGTCCTAAAAAACAAAACCCACCCTCAATAAATTAAGGATGGGAAAAAAATTGCTATGAAAAAGAAAAATTGTCACTAAAAGACTTAGTGATAATCAAATATATAAATTTTTTCTTAAAACAGCGGTTCTAAGAAAACATATCTTTAACTTTTTCAAAGAACGATTTATCACTCTTCTCAGGATTCGGCTGGAAGTTGTCGTCATCAGCCATTCTTTCAAAGAATTCACGTTGTTCTTTACTAATATTTTTTGGAGTCCAAACATTTACATGGACTAATAGATCACCTTTTCCGTAACCATTTAGGTTACCAATTCCTTTTCCTCTAAGTCTAAGGATCTTTCCAGATTGAACACCTTCTTCAATCTTAATTCTAACTTTTCCGGTAACTGTGTCTATTTCTCTTGAAGAGCCTAAAACGGCTTCAGACAAGCTAATATAGAGATCGTAATGAAGGTTATCACCTTCTCTTTGTAGGCTGTGGTGCTCTTTTTCTTCAATTGCTACCAGCAAATCTCCGGGAATTCCATTTCCTGGAGCATCATTACCTTTTCCAGAAACTTTTAACTGCATCCCATCTTCAACCCCTGCAGGAATTTTAATAGAAACGGTTTCATCTTGCTGCACCAAACCATGGGCATCTGCCTCTGGCGGTTTATTATCTATTATCTGGCCAGAACCAATACAAGCCGTGCAAGGCGATGCAGTTTGCATTCTTCCCAAAATAGTATTGGTTACCCTTGTTACCTGTCCTGTACCTTTACAGGTTGTACAGGTTTTGTAGGTAGTTCCAGAAGCCTGAACTTTTCGTTTTACTTTAATTTTTTTCTCGGCACCGTTAGCAATTTCTTCTAAAGTAAGACTTACCCTAATTCTTAGGTTACTTCCTTTAGCACGTCTTTGGCCACCGCCAAAACCTCCTCCAAAACCAGAGAAGCCGCCACCACCGCTAAAACCACCACCAAAGATGTCTCCAAATTGGCTGAATATATCATCCATATTCATGCCGCCGCCGCCGAAGCCGCCACCGCCGCCACCTTCAAAGGCCTGGTGTCCAAACCTGTCGTATCGGGCGCGCTTATCTTCATTGCTAAGTACTTCGTAGGCTTCAGCAGATTTCTTAAATTTCTCTTCAGCTTCAGAATCACCCGGATTTTTATCTGGGTGGTACTTAATGGCCATTTTTCGATATGCTTTCTTAACCTCTGCGGTTGAGGCACCTTTGCTTATGCCTAAAATGTCATAATAATCTTCTTTCATAGTCACGTTTTGCGGATTCTAAAAAGCTTTTATTTGCCGGTTACTACTTTAGGAAATCTAATAATACGTTCCCCGAGCTTGTAACCACGCTCTACTACATCAACTATCTTGCCTTTAAGCTTATCTTTAGGTGCAGGAATTTGAGTAATGGCCTCGTGGATTTCAGAGTCAAAATCGTCTCCTACTTTCACATTCATCGCCTGAAGGCCCTTACTATTAAGCGTTTCCTTAAATTTATTATGTATAAGTTCTACACCCTGAATTAAATTTTTATCACCAGATTTCTTTAATTCATTTAAAGCTCTGTCAAAATCATCCAAAACTGGCAACATGGCGGTCATTACCTCCTGATTGGCAGTTTTAAATAGTTCCAAACGCTCTTTAGAGGTTCTTCTCTTATAATTTTCAAACTCGGCAAAAAGACGTAGAAATTTATCTTTTTCCTTTTGAAGTTCTTCTTTTAGCTTTTCTTCTTCAGTAAGTTCAGCATTTTGCTCTTCCTCCTTTACATCTCCATTTTCGTTCTCAACCTCTTCTATAGCTTCATCAATAACGTCTTCAACCTGATCTTTAACAGGCTGATCCTGTTGGTCTCCTTTTATATCTTTTCTTTTTTCGCTCATTTTTATTCATTTTAATATAGCCACAACGGGTCAAAATCATTGCCAATAATGATTCATTGTCAAAATGTCATTACCGGTTAAATCCTTCACGAAGAAAAACCAAGTTTTCTGCAAAAGGAAATCATGTTATAGCCAATCCTAAATACCTTAAATTAAGGATGCATGTAAAGGTTTAACCTGGTATTCAAAAACCTTTAGACTTGGTCCATATTTTACAATATTTTTTCAATTCAAAAGTTATATCAAAAAATGATGATTATTTAATAAAAAATTAGCAATTGGATATTGATATATTGAGTAATTTTGCGGCTTAAATAAACTAAATTTTAACAAAAATGAGAAAATCAATTTTAAGCACTTTTGTGATCGCAACTTTAGTAATGGCGGTTGTAGGATGTAAAGACGATAAAAATAAGGCAGAAACTTCTGAAGCTAAGGATGCTGCAACAGCACAGGCAGAAGCTATGGAGTTTAAGGTAGATACTTCTGCTTCTACTATTGAGTGGCAAGGTAGCAAACCAACCGGTGAGCATACAGGTACAATTAGACTTTCTGAAGGTACTTTTAGCGCTAATGATAGCATTATTGAAAGCGGAAATTTCGTTATCGACATGCAATCAATAGAGGTTACCGATCTTGAAGGAGATGATAAAAAAGATCTTGAAGCTCATTTAATGGGAACTGTAGAAGGTAAAGAAGGAGATTTCTTTAACGCTACTAAATACCCTGAAGCAACATTTGAAGTAACTGAAATCACTGAAAAAGACGGACAAAAAATGTTATCTGGTAACCTTACTATTAAGGAGGAAACTAAGAATATTAGCTTCCCAGTAACTATAGATCAATCTGGAGACAGCATTGAAATTACTAGTGAAGAATTTAGCATAGACAGAACTAACTGGAATGTGAATTTTGGTTCTAAATCTGTTTTTGACGGACTTGGTGATAACTTTGTAAGTGACGATATCACTTTAAAGATTAATCTAAAAGCTACTAAAGCTTAAGATTATTCATAAACGTAAAATTAAAAGGCTGCTAAATTATTTTAGCAGCCTTTTTTTATGAAATAATATTTATGAATATTTAAATCAAATCTTCAAGTGCTTTGGTAAGGTTTACATAATTAAATGAATATCCTTCCCGCTCTATCTTATCGCTACTAACCAATTGACTTGATAATACTATGTGTGCCATTTCTCCCAATACCAACTTTAGGGCCACCTTAGGTACATTGGGCAGCCATACGGGTTTCCCCAGCTGTGAAGCCACTTCATTCACCATTTCCTTATTAGTTACCGGGTTTGGGGCTACGGCATTATAAACTCCAGTGAGTTTATTTTCCAGGGCATACATAAAGATACCCGTTATATCCTCAATATGAATCCAGGATTGCCATTGCTTTCCATTACCAAGTGGCGAACCTACATTAAAGTTTACAGGTTCTTTAAGCTTTTCCAACATTCCTCCATTTTCGGCAAGGACAAGTCCTATTCTTATTTTTGCGACTTCTATTCCAAGGTCTTTAAAATTGTCTACTGCTTCCTCCCATTTTACAACTACTTCACCTACAAAAGAATCATCTACTCCCTGATCTTCTTCAGTATATAATTTTTCGAGCGAACTAGGATACACACCAATGGCACTGGCTGAAACCACCTGTTTTATCTGGTGTTCATTTTCCTGTAAACATTTATAGAGTAAACTCGCAGTTTCGGTGCGACTTTTCAGAATTTTTTCCTTTTGTTCCGGGGTCCATCTTTCAGCAATACTGGCTCCAACAAGATTTATAATCGCATCAACACCTTCTATTGCTTTGCTGTCAATTTCATTTTCATTGGGATTCCAGTAAAAACCTTTGTAATCTGGCTTATTCTCAAGCTTATCTTTACTGGTAGTTAGGTAATGAACTTCTATCCCTTTATCGCGACATGACCGACTGATCTTAGATCCTATTAAACCGGTAGCTCCTGTAATTAATACACGCATTTTTC contains the following coding sequences:
- the dnaJ gene encoding molecular chaperone DnaJ — protein: MKEDYYDILGISKGASTAEVKKAYRKMAIKYHPDKNPGDSEAEEKFKKSAEAYEVLSNEDKRARYDRFGHQAFEGGGGGGFGGGGMNMDDIFSQFGDIFGGGFSGGGGFSGFGGGFGGGQRRAKGSNLRIRVSLTLEEIANGAEKKIKVKRKVQASGTTYKTCTTCKGTGQVTRVTNTILGRMQTASPCTACIGSGQIIDNKPPEADAHGLVQQDETVSIKIPAGVEDGMQLKVSGKGNDAPGNGIPGDLLVAIEEKEHHSLQREGDNLHYDLYISLSEAVLGSSREIDTVTGKVRIKIEEGVQSGKILRLRGKGIGNLNGYGKGDLLVHVNVWTPKNISKEQREFFERMADDDNFQPNPEKSDKSFFEKVKDMFS
- a CDS encoding nucleotide exchange factor GrpE → MSEKRKDIKGDQQDQPVKDQVEDVIDEAIEEVENENGDVKEEEQNAELTEEEKLKEELQKEKDKFLRLFAEFENYKRRTSKERLELFKTANQEVMTAMLPVLDDFDRALNELKKSGDKNLIQGVELIHNKFKETLNSKGLQAMNVKVGDDFDSEIHEAITQIPAPKDKLKGKIVDVVERGYKLGERIIRFPKVVTGK
- a CDS encoding YceI family protein; the encoded protein is MRKSILSTFVIATLVMAVVGCKDDKNKAETSEAKDAATAQAEAMEFKVDTSASTIEWQGSKPTGEHTGTIRLSEGTFSANDSIIESGNFVIDMQSIEVTDLEGDDKKDLEAHLMGTVEGKEGDFFNATKYPEATFEVTEITEKDGQKMLSGNLTIKEETKNISFPVTIDQSGDSIEITSEEFSIDRTNWNVNFGSKSVFDGLGDNFVSDDITLKINLKATKA
- a CDS encoding TIGR01777 family oxidoreductase, which translates into the protein MRVLITGATGLIGSKISRSCRDKGIEVHYLTTSKDKLENKPDYKGFYWNPNENEIDSKAIEGVDAIINLVGASIAERWTPEQKEKILKSRTETASLLYKCLQENEHQIKQVVSASAIGVYPSSLEKLYTEEDQGVDDSFVGEVVVKWEEAVDNFKDLGIEVAKIRIGLVLAENGGMLEKLKEPVNFNVGSPLGNGKQWQSWIHIEDITGIFMYALENKLTGVYNAVAPNPVTNKEMVNEVASQLGKPVWLPNVPKVALKLVLGEMAHIVLSSQLVSSDKIEREGYSFNYVNLTKALEDLI